The following coding sequences are from one Candidatus Dependentiae bacterium window:
- a CDS encoding prolipoprotein diacylglyceryl transferase: MYPKLVSIGNFALSNYSVAIGVGLIVFLWRALQHPLRKKYISQEDFINLVVESALAGIVGGRLLHVIGDWHEYTSISQVLSIWNGGLSVFGSVIAVLIYAPLYLYKRGIPLLPILDLAALYGPLLQGIARTGCFLVGCCYGKPTTLPWGITYTNPDVFAPLFIKLHPTQLYSTGIFLVIFLVMRFINNQAKLPVGSLAGLYIMFLSTERFIVDFFRGDRIFQNNQILTTKTSFFSFHQYIALGLFALGAALVLIAHVWPKPKHYHESV, from the coding sequence ATGTACCCAAAACTAGTGTCTATTGGCAACTTCGCATTAAGTAATTACAGTGTTGCTATTGGTGTTGGTCTTATTGTTTTTCTCTGGCGTGCATTACAGCACCCCTTAAGAAAAAAATATATAAGCCAAGAGGATTTTATTAATCTTGTAGTAGAATCAGCTCTAGCAGGCATAGTAGGCGGTCGCTTACTGCATGTTATAGGTGATTGGCATGAGTATACCAGCATAAGTCAAGTACTAAGCATTTGGAATGGAGGCCTGTCTGTTTTTGGCAGTGTTATAGCAGTACTTATTTATGCACCACTTTATTTATATAAGCGAGGCATTCCCTTGCTACCTATACTTGATTTAGCTGCACTCTATGGACCGCTTTTACAAGGCATAGCACGAACTGGTTGCTTTTTAGTAGGCTGCTGTTATGGCAAACCAACCACCCTGCCTTGGGGTATTACCTATACTAATCCTGATGTTTTTGCACCATTATTTATTAAATTACATCCTACACAGCTCTATAGCACCGGCATATTTTTAGTTATTTTTTTAGTTATGCGTTTTATAAATAATCAAGCTAAGTTACCCGTAGGCAGTTTAGCGGGGCTGTATATTATGTTTTTAAGTACAGAGCGTTTTATCGTAGATTTTTTTAGAGGCGATAGAATTTTTCAGAACAACCAGATACTCACTACAAAGACAAGCTTTTTTTCTTTTCATCAGTATATAGCGTTAGGCCTCTTTGCTTTAGGAGCAGCTCTCGTGCTCATAGCTCATGTATGGCCTAAACCAAAGCATTATCATGAATCTGTTTAA
- a CDS encoding mechanosensitive ion channel family protein — MECNLLALQSFLESTSMVLIVLGISFLLARLVRKGLDKLEESPDAPAELDTAHVRFAKHFVVGFIYFIGIGIAISLIPPLKSVAFSLLASTGVLTLVIGFASQQAFSNIISGLFLGIFKPFVIGNHIKLVKDNIEGTVEDITLRHTIIKTAENKHIMIPNAVMNAEIVENTDWADASWADGKIHKYIEIPLNYNIDLTKALDIIHETLANHPLIIDNRSAEQKKRKEALVEVHVIKLTPSAIIARGAAWTKGEAEGYKLACDVYKTVKDRFEKEEITFPRCYCSGGPTHQESPQA, encoded by the coding sequence ATGGAATGTAATTTGCTTGCGCTGCAATCGTTTTTAGAGTCTACCTCAATGGTACTTATTGTTCTAGGTATAAGTTTTCTACTGGCAAGACTGGTAAGAAAAGGGCTGGATAAACTTGAAGAATCTCCTGATGCTCCGGCAGAACTCGATACAGCTCATGTGCGATTTGCCAAACATTTTGTTGTAGGATTTATCTATTTTATTGGTATAGGTATCGCTATTAGTCTGATTCCACCACTAAAAAGTGTGGCTTTTTCTCTGCTCGCTAGTACCGGCGTTCTTACTTTGGTTATAGGTTTTGCTTCTCAACAGGCTTTTTCTAATATTATCAGCGGGCTTTTTTTAGGTATTTTTAAGCCTTTTGTTATTGGTAATCATATTAAATTAGTAAAAGATAATATAGAAGGCACGGTAGAAGACATTACTCTGCGCCATACTATTATTAAAACTGCTGAAAATAAGCATATTATGATACCTAATGCAGTTATGAATGCTGAAATAGTAGAAAATACAGATTGGGCTGATGCCAGCTGGGCTGACGGTAAAATTCACAAATATATTGAAATTCCGCTTAATTATAACATAGATCTTACTAAGGCATTGGATATTATTCATGAAACACTTGCTAACCACCCTTTAATTATAGATAATCGTTCAGCTGAACAAAAAAAGCGTAAAGAGGCGCTGGTAGAAGTACACGTTATTAAATTAACACCATCAGCTATTATAGCTCGTGGTGCTGCTTGGACTAAAGGTGAAGCTGAAGGATATAAACTTGCCTGCGATGTCTATAAAACCGTTAAAGATCGTTTTGAAAAAGAAGAGATAACTTTTCCTCGCTGCTACTGTAGTGGTGGTCCAACACACCAAGAGAGCCCTCAGGCATGA
- a CDS encoding ankyrin repeat domain-containing protein produces MKKYSILFLACLSLQFLETYTMTYKTPLHKAVKKSNTHKVHDLIAQGANVNAQDSLGNTPLHYAVAADTQLHNAQTNSSSLYLASTVSFIKNRLGDTQEKTITQLLLEADAHVLLQNKQSKTALQLARQANNLKIVRLLTDHLNIQLHYAAQDGDVKYIETLIANGATVDNRDRDNQTPLHKACIHYNEASILKLIKAQANTNSTFKYFYYHKNLSEEISYTPLQWAAFEGRKAVVEALLLTDADPHRKTRRGETILDLAYKGQNARALDLKEAAWGNDHTQIITLLRTYFAQKRATALLKYMKKSKPTTLSSSIHITDLPNDLLTVITTQAAQPAKKPGIIARISNALKYHL; encoded by the coding sequence ATGAAAAAGTATTCCATTCTATTTTTAGCCTGTTTGAGCTTACAATTTTTAGAAACTTACACCATGACTTACAAAACGCCATTGCATAAAGCTGTAAAAAAATCTAATACTCATAAAGTGCATGATCTTATTGCCCAAGGAGCAAACGTCAATGCCCAAGACAGTTTAGGAAATACACCACTTCATTACGCAGTGGCTGCTGATACTCAACTTCATAACGCCCAAACAAATAGTAGCTCTCTTTATCTAGCTTCAACGGTTAGTTTTATTAAAAACAGACTAGGAGATACTCAAGAAAAAACTATAACTCAGCTTTTACTTGAAGCCGACGCTCATGTGTTACTACAAAACAAACAGAGCAAAACGGCTTTACAATTAGCACGACAAGCTAACAATCTAAAAATAGTTCGATTATTAACTGATCACTTAAATATTCAGCTGCACTATGCGGCCCAAGATGGTGACGTAAAATATATTGAAACACTTATTGCCAATGGCGCTACTGTCGACAACAGAGATAGAGATAATCAGACACCTCTACACAAAGCATGTATACACTATAACGAAGCTTCAATTCTAAAACTTATTAAAGCTCAAGCTAACACAAACAGTACCTTTAAATACTTTTACTATCACAAAAACTTGTCAGAAGAAATTTCGTATACACCGTTGCAATGGGCAGCGTTTGAGGGACGTAAAGCAGTAGTGGAAGCGCTGCTGCTAACAGATGCCGATCCTCATAGAAAAACTAGACGAGGCGAAACTATACTAGATTTAGCTTATAAGGGCCAAAACGCAAGAGCTCTTGATCTAAAAGAAGCAGCTTGGGGAAATGATCATACCCAAATAATAACATTGCTACGTACGTATTTTGCACAAAAAAGAGCTACAGCACTGCTTAAATACATGAAAAAAAGCAAACCAACTACACTCTCAAGTTCGATACATATAACCGATTTACCTAACGACCTACTTACTGTCATTACTACACAGGCAGCTCAACCAGCAAAAAAGCCTGGTATTATAGCTAGAATTTCTAACGCATTAAAATATCATTTATAA
- the mnmG gene encoding tRNA uridine-5-carboxymethylaminomethyl(34) synthesis enzyme MnmG: protein MSSSYAYDFDVIVVGGGHAGIEAAYAAARMGSKTLMITLHLDRIGLMPCNPAVGGIGKGHIVFEISALGGLMPQLCTQTYLQARMLNTRKGPAVQGLRLQIDKHAYNKLSKQMLDHTENLTIIMGMVNEIILDDNRVVRGLITREGETYYAPTVILTTGTFLNGLIHVGQTHYSAGRQGEESVANLSAFLSDVGLKMRRLKTGTPPRLLRSSLDFSKLEAQGSDALSHLFEFKPHTVQPKLDCYITYTNEHTHAIIKKNFHLSPIFTGFIKGTPPRYCPSIEDKISRFADKNSHHVFVEPESASSEEIYPNGLSTSLPVNIQKEFIRTIAGFEQAIITRPGYAVEYDCVLPDQLHHTLEVKSVPGLFLAGQINGTTGYEEAAGQGIIAGINAHLKHTGQEPFIMSRNEGYIGIMIDDLVTMGVDEPYRMFTSRAERRLLLRQDNVFERLGEKAYGLGLIKEDFYKDIKQERDIVHSAVEQLKAGKNSLELTQLLGRGEIEEVHRRIKLVTGDTLSERALQTIHADILYAPYIQREEKEIAKTEQYQELVIPAEMCFAAIPGLCIELQQKLTKYKPKTIAQAALIQGMTPAAISLLIFKTREFLNAQRRTVKNS, encoded by the coding sequence ATGAGCAGCAGTTACGCTTACGATTTTGATGTGATTGTTGTAGGTGGCGGCCATGCTGGTATTGAAGCTGCTTATGCTGCAGCTCGTATGGGCTCTAAAACCTTAATGATCACACTCCATCTTGATCGCATTGGCCTTATGCCTTGCAACCCTGCTGTGGGTGGCATTGGTAAAGGTCATATCGTGTTTGAAATTAGTGCCTTGGGTGGCCTTATGCCACAACTATGCACACAAACTTACTTGCAAGCACGTATGTTAAATACACGCAAAGGGCCTGCTGTTCAAGGGCTTCGTTTACAAATTGATAAACATGCTTACAATAAGCTCAGCAAGCAAATGCTTGATCATACAGAGAATTTAACTATTATTATGGGTATGGTCAACGAGATTATTCTCGATGACAATAGAGTAGTACGTGGTTTAATAACACGTGAAGGTGAAACTTACTATGCACCCACGGTTATATTAACTACAGGAACTTTCCTAAACGGCTTAATTCACGTAGGACAAACCCATTATTCAGCAGGACGTCAAGGTGAAGAATCGGTTGCTAATTTGTCAGCTTTTTTAAGTGATGTTGGTCTTAAAATGCGCCGTCTTAAAACCGGTACACCGCCACGTCTACTACGTTCAAGTTTAGACTTTTCAAAACTTGAAGCACAAGGATCAGATGCGTTAAGCCATTTATTTGAGTTTAAACCGCATACTGTGCAACCTAAACTAGATTGCTATATTACCTATACCAATGAGCATACACATGCTATTATCAAAAAAAACTTTCATTTATCACCTATATTTACTGGCTTTATCAAAGGCACACCGCCACGCTACTGCCCTTCTATAGAAGATAAAATTTCACGTTTTGCAGATAAAAATTCTCATCATGTGTTTGTAGAACCTGAAAGCGCTTCAAGTGAAGAGATTTATCCTAACGGTCTATCAACTTCTTTACCCGTTAACATACAAAAAGAATTTATTCGCACTATAGCAGGCTTTGAACAAGCTATTATAACAAGACCAGGCTACGCTGTTGAATATGATTGCGTGCTCCCTGATCAATTGCATCATACGCTTGAGGTTAAATCTGTCCCTGGGTTATTTTTAGCCGGGCAAATTAACGGTACAACAGGCTATGAAGAAGCTGCAGGTCAAGGTATTATAGCCGGTATTAATGCTCATCTTAAACATACGGGTCAAGAGCCCTTTATTATGAGCCGTAATGAAGGTTATATAGGTATTATGATAGATGACTTGGTAACCATGGGCGTTGATGAACCTTACCGGATGTTTACTTCTCGCGCAGAGCGGCGCTTATTATTACGTCAAGACAACGTATTTGAACGCCTAGGTGAAAAAGCTTATGGCCTTGGTCTTATAAAAGAAGACTTTTACAAAGATATTAAGCAAGAACGCGATATTGTCCATAGCGCTGTTGAACAACTTAAAGCAGGTAAAAATAGCCTTGAACTTACACAACTGCTTGGTAGAGGCGAAATAGAAGAAGTGCATAGACGCATCAAGCTCGTAACGGGCGACACGCTTTCAGAACGAGCTTTACAAACTATTCATGCTGATATTCTCTATGCACCCTATATTCAACGTGAAGAAAAAGAGATTGCAAAGACAGAACAGTATCAAGAGCTTGTGATTCCTGCAGAAATGTGCTTTGCTGCTATTCCAGGTTTATGCATAGAATTACAACAAAAGCTTACTAAGTATAAACCTAAAACAATAGCTCAAGCAGCCCTAATCCAAGGAATGACTCCGGCAGCTATTTCGTTACTTATTTTTAAAACACGTGAATTTCTTAATGCTCAACGACGAACAGTAAAAAACTCCTAA
- a CDS encoding phospho-N-acetylmuramoyl-pentapeptide-transferase, translating into MLYHLGLYLQNTVTFFNVFHYVSFRVMASLLTALILAFIFGNWFIAQAYRFKSKVREYTPQSHQAKNDTPTMGGIFILAVALTSMLLWCNLTKPEVWLFVICLLGFGAIGFWDDWSKIKYRKGVSEKVKLRAQLAVALTTSVLWYFLMQPDTALCIPFFKNINPHLGVLLIPWAVFILVGTSNAVNLTDGLDGLAIGSLIVTFGTFSIICYIAGHAAFAHYLHIPFAGTAEVAIIGAALVGSSLGFLWYNAYPAQIFMGDVGSLALGSALALMALMARQELLLAIAGGVFVAETLSVMAQVLSYKILKRRLFKMAPMHHHFELLGWPEARITTRFGIITVVLCLIALMTLKLR; encoded by the coding sequence ATGCTCTATCATCTTGGTCTTTACTTACAAAACACGGTTACTTTTTTTAATGTTTTTCATTATGTAAGTTTTCGTGTTATGGCTTCATTGCTAACAGCGCTTATACTAGCGTTTATTTTTGGTAACTGGTTTATAGCTCAAGCATATAGATTTAAATCTAAAGTGCGTGAATATACGCCTCAGTCTCATCAAGCAAAAAACGATACACCTACTATGGGAGGTATTTTTATACTTGCTGTTGCTCTAACTTCCATGCTGTTATGGTGTAATCTAACTAAACCTGAAGTATGGCTCTTTGTTATCTGTTTACTTGGTTTTGGCGCTATTGGGTTTTGGGACGACTGGTCTAAAATTAAGTATCGTAAAGGTGTTTCTGAAAAAGTTAAACTAAGAGCGCAATTAGCAGTTGCTTTAACTACGTCTGTGCTATGGTATTTTTTGATGCAACCTGATACAGCACTTTGTATTCCCTTTTTTAAAAATATTAACCCTCATCTAGGTGTATTGCTTATACCGTGGGCTGTTTTTATTTTAGTTGGCACAAGTAATGCCGTTAATCTTACTGATGGCCTTGATGGCCTTGCTATTGGATCGCTTATTGTTACCTTTGGGACTTTTTCTATTATCTGTTATATAGCCGGGCATGCTGCCTTTGCCCATTATTTACATATACCGTTCGCCGGTACAGCTGAAGTAGCCATTATTGGTGCTGCTCTTGTGGGCTCTTCGCTTGGCTTTTTATGGTATAACGCTTATCCAGCTCAAATATTTATGGGCGATGTTGGCTCTTTAGCTCTTGGTAGTGCTTTAGCACTTATGGCTCTTATGGCACGACAAGAGTTATTGCTAGCGATAGCGGGCGGTGTATTTGTCGCTGAAACACTGTCTGTTATGGCGCAAGTTTTGTCTTATAAAATACTAAAAAGACGCCTTTTTAAAATGGCTCCTATGCATCATCATTTTGAATTACTAGGCTGGCCCGAAGCGCGTATTACTACACGCTTTGGCATTATTACCGTAGTTTTATGTTTGATTGCTCTTATGACGCTTAAGCTCCGTTAG